The Podospora pseudocomata strain CBS 415.72m chromosome 1 map unlocalized CBS415.72m_1, whole genome shotgun sequence genome has a segment encoding these proteins:
- a CDS encoding uncharacterized protein (EggNog:ENOG503P3KU; COG:S), with product MAKEKKYNPVQAQHKADKAKAVKKGKAEQQARRNEKLAQRNPARIEQQINDLKAIKEGGGKLTALEEQSLEALEKDLKAVKKAREALGDRAPQFGRGGPSKPGQRNDGVLGKRRRDEDESSDDSDVPEDVRRIPMPRDTPPPIPKEIMDEWYAKRRAKRNANQEPVAERAQSENSATPAPVVESKTVYEAKPVVRDLRKEAVSAFVPTHVRMKIEKGKGQGGLLEPEEADQLEREGYLRAPDTQQSAPSKVPHGVTLEEVEDEDN from the exons AtggcaaaagaaaagaagtaCAACCCAGTACAGGCCCAGCACAAGGCtgacaaggccaaggctgtcAAGAAAG GCAAAGCAGAGCAGCAAGCAAGAAGAAACGAGAAGCTCGCCCAGAGGAATCCGGCCAGAATAGAACAGCAAATCAACGATCTTAAGGCTATAAAAGAAGGCGGCGGGAAGCTTACCGCTCTCGAAGAGCAATCACTCGAGGCGTTGGAGAAGGACTTGAAGGCAGTCAAGAAAGCTCGTGAAGCTCTCGGAGACCGAGCGCCCCAGTTTGGTCGTGGGGGTCCGTCAAAGCCAGGCCAGAGAAACGACGGAGTACTTGGGAAGCGGAGAAgagacgaggacgagtcgAGTGACGACAGTGATGTTCCCGAGGACGTGAGAAGAATACCTATGCCGCGAGACACACCGCCGCCCATCCCCAAAGAGATCATGGACGAATGGTACGCCAAGCGTCGGGCCAAAAGAAACGCAAACCAGGAGCCAGTGGCAGAAAGGGCTCAGTCAGAAAATTCTGCCACGCCAGCACCAGTTGTGGAGTCCAAGACAGTGTACGAGGCCAAGCCGGTGGTGAGAGACTTGCGGAAGGAGGCGGTCAGCGCATTCGTTCCCACACATGTGCGTATGAAGATTGAAAAGGGCAAGGGACAAGGCGGCCTCCTCGAGCCTGAAGAAGCTGATCAATTGGAACGGGAAGGCTACCTTCGGGCGCCTGACACCCAGCAATCTGCCCCAAGCAAGGTTCCTCATGGGGTGACGCTTGAGGAAGTGGAAGACGAAGACAACTAA
- the DBF2 gene encoding serine/threonine-protein kinase dbf2 (BUSCO:EOG09261AMX; EggNog:ENOG503NVV5; COG:T) produces MASFMANLFPGGKQDNRPSTPIKTNFTTPVCTPQGSPSKRTVPPGAHDLPTAAFDGLKLAAPPGMGILDSPVKLGRPQSVAAPLSPGKSNVQHFEEGPSAVEHSLVHKNATQGGSPLRSHMQENTPPISLRDPFQEPTYQPSHAALSRQELYQPRERERPQGTVKKFNTTRGLTAEEREILSKPNVKRLVNVTQLYFLDYYFDLLTYVGQRQNRLNAFKAEYPEPPETDPETYKQMWSKYAGRERANLRKRRVRLRQGDFQILTQVGQGGYGQVFLAQKKDTKEVCALKVMSKKLLFKLDEIRHVLTERDILTTAKSEWLVRLLYSFQDDKNIYLAMEYVPGGDFRTLLNNTGVLSNRHARFYIAEMFCSVDALHQLGYIHRDLKPENFLVDSTGHVKLTDFGLAAGFLAPAKIESMRIRLEKASETSVPFGKPMDQRTVAERREGYRSMRDKDVNYAKSIVGSPDYMAPEVLRGEEYDFTVDYWSLGCMLFEALTGFPPFAGSNADETWRNLKHWREVLKRPVWEDPSYFLSNRTWNFITTCINSRSKRFSNIKDIQNHPYFAEVDWEILRETKAPFVPELDSETDAGYFDDFSNEADMAKYKEVHDKQQALEGMADRDDEMSKSLFVGFTFRHRKPANEDGSSPRKKIPFEEDAAPSFGTML; encoded by the exons ATGGCGAGCTTCATGGCCAATCTATTCCCCGGTGGGAAACAGGACAATCGCCCCTCCACACCGATCAAAACCAACTTCACAACCCCAGTCTGCACTCCACAGGGCAGCCCCAGCAAGCGAACAGTACCTCCCGGCGCCCATGATCTTCCTACCGCCGCCTTTGATGGTCTGAAGCTCGCAGCACCGCCCGGCATGGGTATCCTCGACAGTCCCGTCAAGCTGGGTCGTCCACAAAGTGTTGCGGCCCCATTATCTCCTGGCAAGAGCAACGTGCAGCATTTCGAGGAGGGGCCATCGGCCGTTGAGCATAGTCTTGTCCACAAGAACGCCACGCAGGGTGGCAGTCCCCTGAGAAGCCACATGCAAGAAAACACACCACCCATCTCGCTGCGCGACCCTTTCCAAGAGCCGACATATCAGCCAAGTCATGCCGCCCTCTCTCGTCAAGAGCTCTACCAGCCacgagagcgagagagaccGCAAGGGACTGTCAAGAAGTTCAACACGACACGGGGTCTCACCGCCGAGGAGCGAGAGATCTTGTCAAAGCCAAACGTTAAGCGCTTGGTCAATGTCACTCAGTTGT ACTTCCTCGATTACTACTTTGATCTCCTGACCTATGTCGGTCAAAGACAGAACCGCCTCAATGCATTCAAGGCGGAATATCCCGAGCCGCCCGAGACCGACCCAGAGACGTACAAGCAAATGTGGTCAAAGTACGCCGGTCGAGAACGCGCCAATCTCCGCAAGAGGCGAGTCCGGTTGAGGCAAGGTGATTTCCAGATTCTCACCCAAGTTGGCCAGGGCGGTTACGGACAAGTCTTCCTCGCGCAAAAGAAGGATACCAAGGAGGTGTGCGCGCTCAAGGTGATGAGCAAAAAGCTGCTGTTCAAGCTCGACGAGATTAGACATGTCTTGACGGAGAGAGACATTCTGACAACGGCCAAGAGCGAGTGGCTGGTCCGCCTGCTGTACTCGTTCCAGGATGACAAGAATATCTATCTTGCCATGGAATACGTACCAGGCGGTGACTTCCGGAcgcttctcaacaacacTGGGGTGTTGTCCAACAGGCATGCACGGTTCTACATCGCGGAAATGTTCTGCTCGGTTGATGCCTTGCACCAGCTGGGCTACATTCATCGCGATCTCAAGCCGGAAAACTTCCTGGTCGACTCCACCGGCCATGTGAAGCTCACTGATTTTGGCCTGGCGGCCGGTTTCCTCGCACCCGCTAAGATCGAGTCGATGAGGATCCGGCTGGAGAAGGCGTCCGAGACGTCGGTTCCGTTCGGTAAGCCAATGGACCAGCGTACGGTGGCAGAGCGTCGGGAGGGATATCGGTCCATGAGGGACAAGGATGTGAACTACGCCAAGTCGATTGTCGGCTCGCCAGATTACATGGCTCCCGAGGTGCTCAGGGGAGAGGAGTATGACTTTACGGTTGATTACTGGAGTTTGGGGTGCATGTTGTTTGAGGCGTTGACGGGGTTCCCCCCGTTTGCCGGCAGCAACGCGGATGAGACGTGGAGGAACCTGAAGCACTGGCGGGAGGTGCTGAAGAGGCCGGTGTGGGAAGATCCGAGCTACTTTTTGAGCAACCGGACATGGAACTTTATCACAAC TTGCATCAACTCCCGATCCAAGCgcttctccaacatcaaggaTATCCAGAACCACCCTTACTTTGCCGAAGTGGACTGGGAAATACTCAGAGAGACCAAGGCGCCGTTCGTCCCCGAGCTCGACTCCGAGACGGACGCCGGCTACTTTGACGACTTTTCCAACGAGGCAGATATGGCAAAGTACAAGGAAGTGCACGACAAGCAGCAGGCACTTGAGGGCATGGCCGAcagggatgatgagatgagcaAGAGCTTGTTTGTCGGGTTTACCTTCCGGCACCGCAAGCCGGCGAATGAGGATGGCAGCAGCCCAAGAAAGAAGATTCCGTTTGAGGAGGACGCGGCCCCTTCTTTTGGCACCATGCTGTAG